The Tamandua tetradactyla isolate mTamTet1 chromosome 23, mTamTet1.pri, whole genome shotgun sequence genome includes a window with the following:
- the SLC12A9 gene encoding solute carrier family 12 member 9, whose protein sequence is MASENSPLLAYRLLGEEGVTFPANGAGGPGGASSRKLSTFLGVVVPTVLSMFSIVIFMRIGFVVGHAGLLQALAMLLVAYFILALTVLSVCAIATNGAVRGGGAYFMISRTLGPEVGGSIGLMFYLANVCGCAVYMLGLVEAVLDVFGADATGPSGLRVLPQGYGWNLLYGSLLLGLVGGVCTLGAGLYARASFLTFLLVSGSLASVLLSFVVVGPRDIPLTPRPGPNGSSLPPLTGHFTGFNSSTLRANLGAGYARDYTTGAMMTFASVFAVLFNGCTGIMAGANMSGELKDPSRAIPLGTIIALAYTFFIYALLFFLSGFTCDRTLLQEDYGFFRAISLWPPLVLIGVYAASLSASMSSLIGASRILHALAQDDLFGVILTPAKVVSRGGNPWGAVLSSWGLVQLVLLAGKLNTLAAVVTIFYLVAYAAVDLSCLSLEWASAPNFRPTFSLFSWHTCLLGVASCLLMMFLISPGAAGGSLLLMGLLAALLTARGGPSSWGYVSQALLFHQVRKYLLRLDVRKDHVKFWRPQLLLLVGNPRGALPLLRLANQLKKGGLYVLGHVTLGDLDSLPSDPVQPQYGAWLSLVDRAQVKAFVDLTLSPSVRQGAQHLLRISGLGGMKPNTLVLGFYDDAPPQDHFLSDPAFSEPADAAAGESGAPALSALFPPPRAPGSPRALSPQDYVATVADALKMNKNVVLARACGALPPERLGRRPGGPPQPHHVDVWPLNLLRPRGGPGYVDVCGLFLLQMATILGMVPAWHSARLRIFLCLGPREAPGAAEGRLRALLSQLRIRAEVQEVVWGEGAGAGQPEAADEGEEGDFVNGGRGDAEAEALAGSANSLVRAQQGRGGAGGPGGPEGGDWDAGPATALTFLYLPRPPADPARYPRYLALLEVLSRDLGPTLLVHGVTPVTCTDL, encoded by the exons ATGGCCAGCGAGAACTCTCCCCTGCTGGCCTATCGGctcctgggggaggagggagtcACCTTCCCTGCTAATGGGGCTGGGGGTCCTGGAGGGGCGTCTTCCCGGAAGCTCTCTACCTTCCTGGGTGTGGTGGTACCCACGGTTCTGTCCATGTTCAGTATAGTCATCTTCATGAGGATCG GGTTTGTGGTGGGCCATGCGGGGCTGCTGCAGGCGTTGGCCATGCTCCTGGTGGCCTACTTCATCCTGGCGCTCACCGTCCTCTCCGTCTGTGCCATCGCCACCAATGGAGCAGTGCGGGGCGGCGGAGCCTACT TCATGATCAGCCGCACGCTGGGGCCGGAGGTGGGGGGCAGCATCGGCCTCATGTTCTACCTGGCCAACGTCTGTGGCTGTGCTGTCTACATGCTGGGGCTGGTGGAGGCTGTGCTCGATGTCTTTGGGGCTG ATGCCACGGGGCCCAGTGGGCTCCGGGTCCTGCCCCAGGGCTACGGCTGGAACCTCCTGTACGGCTCCCTGCTGCTGGGCCTTGTGGGTGGGGTCTGTACGCTGGGAGCCGGCCTGTACGCGCGGGCCTCCTTTCTCACCTTCCTGCTGGTCTCCGGCTCCCTGGCCTCGGTGCTGCTCAGCTTCGTGGTTGTGGGGCCCAGGGACATCCCCCTGACTCCGCGGCCTGGCCCCAATGGCTCCTCCCTGCCGCCCCTCACTGGCCACTTCACCGGCTTCAACAGCAGCACCCTGAGGGCCAACCTGGGCG CTGGCTATGCCCGGGACTATACCACGGGGGCCATGATGACCTTCGCCAGCGTCTTCGCCGTCCTCTTCAACGGCTGCACGGGAATCATGGCCGGGGCCAACATGTCAG GGGAGCTGAAGGACCCTAGCCGGGCGATTCCCCTGGGGACCATTATTGCCCTCGCCTATACCTTCTTCATTTACGCCCTGCTTTTCTTCCTCTCCGGCTTCACCTGTGACAG GACCCTGCTGCAGGAAGACTATGGGTTCTTCCGAGCCATCAGCCTGTGGCCCCCACTGGTGCTGATCGGCGTCTACGCCGCGTCGCTCTCGGCTTCTATGAGCTCGCTCATCGGCGCCTCCCGCATCCTCCATGCCCTGGCCCAGGATGATCTCTTCG GAGTGATCTTGACGCCAGCAAAGGTTGTGTCCCGGGGGGGAAACCCCTGGGGGGCTGTGCTGTCTTCTTGGGGCCTAGTGCAG CTGGTGCTCCTGGCTGGGAAGCTGAACACGCTGGCCGCCGTCGTCACCATCTTCTACTTGGTGGCCTATGCTGCGGTGGACCTGTCCTGCCTGAGTCTGGAATGGGCCTCAGCCCCCAACTTCCG ccccaccttcagcctgttCTCCTGGCACACCTGCCTGCTGGGGGTGGCCTCCTGCCTGCTCATGATGTTTCTCATCAGTCCCGGGGCCGCCGGCGGCTCCCTGCTTCTCATGGGTCTGCTTGCTGCCCTGCTCACAGCCCGAGGAGGCCCCAGCAGCTGGGGCTACGTCAGCCAGGCCCTGCTCTTCCACCAG gtTCGCAAGTACCTGCTCCGGCTGGACGTCCGGAAGGATCACGTGAAGTTCTGGCGACCCCAGCTGCTGCTCCTGGTGGGGAACCCCCGGGGGGCCCTACCTCTGCTGCGGTTGGCCAACCAGCTTAAGAAGGGCGGCCTCTACGTGCTGGGCCACGTCACCCTGGGGGACCTGG ACTCTCTGCCCTCGGACCCCGTGCAGCCGCAGTACGGGGCGTGGCTGAGTCTGGTGGACCGGGCCCAAGTGAAAGCCTTTGTGGACCTCACCCTCTCGCCCTCCGTGCGCCAGGGGGCACAGCATCTGCTGCGAATCTCAGGCCTTG GCGGCATGAAACCCAACACGCTCGTCCTGGGCTTCTACGACGACGCGCCGCCGCAGGACCACTTCCTGAGCGACCCGGCCTTCTCCGAGCCGGCCGACGCCGCCGCCGGGGAGAGTGGCGCCCCGGCCCTGAGCGCCCTGTTCCCGCCGCCCCGGGCTCCGGGGAGCCCCCGGGCCCTCAGCCCCCAGGACTACGTGGCCACCGTGGCGGACGCCCTGAAGATGAACAAGAACGTGGTGCTGGCCCGGGCCTGTGGGGCGCTGCCCCCGGAGCGGCTCGGCCGGCGCCCGGGCGGCCCCCCGCAGCCGCACCACGTGGACGTGTGGCCCCTCAACCTGCTGCGGCCCCGGGGTGGACCCGGCTACGTGGACGTCTGCGGCCTCTTCCTGCTGCAGATGGCGACCATCTTGGGCATGGTGCCTGCGTGGCACAGCGCCCGGCTCCGGATCTTCCTGTGCCTGGGGCCCCGGGAGGCCCCCGGGGCGGCCGAGGGGCGGCTCCGGGCGCTGCTGAGCCAGCTGAGGATCCGGGCCGAGGTGCAGGAGGTGGTGTGGGGCGAGGGCGCCGGGGCGGGGCAGCCGGAGGCGGCCGacgagggggaggagggggactTCGTGAACGGCGGGCGGGGGGACGCGGAGGCCGAGGCCCTGGCGGGCAGCGCTAACTCCCTGGTTCGGGCCCAGCAGGGGCGCGGCGGAGCCGGGGGGCCCGGGGGGCCCGAGGGCGGGGACTGGGACGCGGGGCCCGCCACCGCCCTCACCTTCCTGTACCTGCCTCGGCCACCAGCCGACCCCGCCCGCTACCCGCGCTACCTGGCGCTGCTGGAGGTGCTGAGCCGGGACCTGGGCCCCACGCTGCTGGTCCACGGCGTCACCCCCGTCACTTGCACGGATCTCTGA
- the EPHB4 gene encoding ephrin type-B receptor 4, whose protein sequence is MELRALLCWASLAAALEETLLNTKLETADLKWVTFPQVEGQWEELSGLDEEQHSVRTYEVCDLQRAPGLAHWLRTGWVPRRGAVHVYATLRFTMLECLSLPRAGRSCKETFTVFYFESDADTATAVTPPWMENPYIKVDTVAAEHLTRKRPGAEATGKVNVKTLRLGPLSKAGFYLAFQDQGACMALLSLHLFYKKCAQLTVNLTRFPETVPRELVVPVAGSCVADAVPAPGPSSSLYCREDGQWAEQPITGCTCAPGFEAVEGNTRCRACAQGTFKPLPGEGSCQPCPANSHSNTIGSSVCQCRIGYFRARTDPRGAPCTTPPSAPRSVVPRLNGSLLRLEWSAPLESGGREDLTYALRCRECRPGGPCTHCGGDLTFDPGPQDLVEPWVMIRGLRPDFTYTFEVTALNGVSSLATGPAPFEPVNVTTDREVPPPVSDIRVTRSSPSSLSLAWAVPRAPGGAVLDYEVKYHEKGAEGPSSVRFLKTSENRAELQGLKRGASYLVQVRARSEAGYGPFGQEHHSQTLRDEHESWREQLALIAGTAVVGVVLVLVVVVIAVLCLRKQSSGREAEYSDKHGQYLIGHGTKVYIDPFTYEDPNEAVREFAKEIDVSYVKIEEVIGAGEFGEVCRGRLKAPGKKEGCVAIKTLKGGYTERQRREFLSEASIMGQFEHPNIIRLEGVVTNSVPVMILTEFMENGALDSFLRLNDGQFTAIQLVGMLRGIASGMRYLAEMSYVHRDLAARNILVNSNLVCKVSDFGLSRFLEENSSDPTYTSSLGGKIPIRWTAPEAIAFRKFTSASDAWSYGIVMWEVMSFGERPYWDMSNQDVINAIEQDYRLPPPPDCPTSLHQLMLDCWQKDRNARPRFPQVVSALDKMIRNPASLKIVARENGGASHPLLDQRQPHYSAFGSVGEWLRAIKMGRYEESFAAAGFGSFELVSQISAEDLLRIGVTLAGHQKKILASVQHMKAQAKPGTPSGTGGAAPQY, encoded by the exons ATGGAGCTGCGGGCGCTGCTCTGCTGGGCTTCGCTCGCCGCGGCTTTGGAAG AGACCCTGCTGAACACAAAACTGGAAACTGCCGACCTGAAGTGGGTGACGTTTCCTCAGGTGGAGGGGCAG TGGGAGGAGCTAAGCGGCCTGGACGAGGAGCAGCACAGCGTGCGCACCTACGAGGTGTGTGACCTACAGCGGGCCCCCGGCCTGGCCCACTGGCTGCGCACCGGCTGGGTGCCACGGCGCGGTGCCGTCCACGTGTACGCCACGCTGCGCTTCACCATGCTTGAGTGCCTCTCCCTGCCCCGGGCCGGCCGCTCCTGCAAGGAGACTTTCACCGTCTTCTATTTCGAGAGCGATGCCGACACGGCCACGGCCGTCACGCCACCCTGGATGGAGAACCCCTACATCAAG GTGGACACAGTGGCGGCCGAGCACCTGACCCGGAAGCGCCCTGGGGCCGAAGCGACCGGGAAGGTAAATGTCAAGACCCTGCGCCTGGGCCCACTCTCCAAGGCCGGCTTTTACCTGGCCTTCCAGGACCAGGGTGCCTGCATGGCCCTGCTCTCCCTGCACCTCTTCTACAAGAAGTGCGCCCAGCTGACTGTGAACCTGACCCGTTTCCCGGAGACCGTGCCCCGCGAGCTGGTGGTCCCCGTGGCAGGGAGCTGCGTGGCCGATGCCGTCCCCGCGCCTGGCCCCAGCTCCAGCCTCTACTGCCGGGAGGACGGCCAGTGGGCCGAGCAGCCCATCACCGGCTGCACCTGTGCTCCTGGCTTCGAGGCCGTCGAGGGGAACACCAGGTGCCGAG cctgTGCCCAGGGCACCTTCAAGCCCCTGCCAGGGGAGGGGTCCTGCCAGCCGTGCCCGGCCAACAGCCACTCCAACACCATTGGCTCTTCCGTCTGCCAGTGCCGCATTGGGTACTTCCGGGCCCGCACGGACCCCCGGGGTGCACCCTGCACCA CTCCACCCTCGGCCCCGCGGAGCGTGGTCCCCCGCCTGAACGGGTCCTTGCTGCGCCTGGAGTGGAGCGCCCCACTGGAGTCCGGGGGCCGAGAGGACCTCACCTACGCCCTCCGCTGCCGGGAGTGCCGCCCCGGGGGCCCCTGCACGCACTGTGGGGGAGACCTGACCTTCGACCCTGGCCCGCAGGACCTGGTCGAGCCCTGGGTGATGATTCGTGGGCTGCGCCCCGACTTCACCTACACCTTCGAGGTCACTGCCTTGAACGGGGTGTCCTCCTTGGCCACGGGGCCGGCACCGTTTGAGCCTGTCAATGTCACCACTGACCGCGAGG TGCCGCCCCCAGTGTCCGACATCCGGGTGACACGGTCGTCACCCAGCAGCCTGAGCCTGGCATGGGCTGTTCCCCGGGCGCCTGGTGGGGCCGTGCTGGACTACGAGGTCAAGTACCACGAGAAG GGCGCTGAGGGCCCCAGCAGCGTGCGCTTCCTGAAGACCTCAGAAAACCGGGCAGAGCTGCAGGGGCTGAAACGGGGTGCCAGCTACCTGGTCCAGGTGCGGGCGCGCTCTGAGGCTGGCTACGGGCCCTTTGGCCAGGAGCACCACAGCCAGACCCTGCGGGACG AACACGAGAGTTGGCGGGAGCAGCTGGCCCTGATAGCAGGCACGGCGGTGGTGGGCGTGGTGCTGGTCCTGGTGGTCGTCGTCATTGCTGTCCTCTGCCTCCG CAAACAGAGCAGTGGGAGAGAAGCCGAGTACTCGGACAAGCACGGACAGTATCTTATCGGGCATG GTACGAAGGTCTATATCGACCCCTTCACTTACGAAGACCCTAATGAGGCTGTGAGGGAATTTGCCAAAGAAATTGATGTCTCCTATGTCAAGATTGAAGAGGTGATCGGCGCAG GCGAGTTTGGCGAGGTGTGCCGGGGGCGGCTCAAGGCACCGGGGAAGAAGGAGGGCTGCGTGGCCATCAAGACCCTGAAGGGCGGCTACACAGAGCGGCAGCGGCGCGAGTTCCTGAGCGAGGCCTCCATCATGGGCCAGTTTGAGCACCCCAACATCATCCGCCTGGAGGGCGTCGTCACCAACAGTGTGCCAGTCATGATCCTCACCGAGTTCATGGAGAACGGTGCCCTGGACTCCTTCCTGCGG CTGAATGACGGGCAGTTCACGGCCATCCAGCTGGTGGGCATGCTGCGGGGCATCGCCTCGGGCATGCGGTACCTAGCCGAGATGAGCTACGTCCACCGAGACCTGGCCGCCCGCAACATCCTGGTCAACAGCAACCTTGTCTGCAAGGTGTCCGACTTCGGCCTCTCGCGCTTCCTGGAGGAGAACTCTTCTGATCCCACCTACACGAGCTCTTTG GGAGGGAAGATTCCCATCCGGTGGACAGCCCCCGAGGCCATCGCCTTCCGGAAGTTCACGTCTGCCAGCGACGCCTGGAGCTATGGGATTGTGATGTGGGAAGTCATGTCTTTTGGGGAACGGCCATATTGGGATATGAGCAATCAGGAT GTGATCAACGCCATTGAGCAGGACTAccggctgcccccacccccagactgCCCCACCTCCCTGCACCAGCTCATGCTGGACTGTTGGCAGAAGGACCGGAATGCCCGGCCCCGCTTCCCCCAGGTGGTCAGCGCCCTGGACAAGATGATCCGGAACCCTGCCAGCCTCAAAATCGTGGCCAGGGAGAACGGGGG GGCCTCGCATCCACTCCTGGACCAGCGGCAGCCTCACTACTCAGCTTTTGGCTCCGTGGGGGAGTGGCTCCGAGCCATCAAGATGGGAAGATACGAAGAAAGTTTTGCAGCCGCAGGGTTTGGCTCCTTTGAGCTGGTCAGCCAGATCTCTGCTGA GGACTTGCTCCGAATTGGAGTCACTCTGGCGGGACACCAGAAGAAGATCCTAGCCAGTGTCCAGCATATGAAGGCCCAGGCCAAGCCTGGAACACCAAGCGGGACCGGAGGAGCAGCCCCACAGTACTGA